One genomic window of Paeniglutamicibacter sp. Y32M11 includes the following:
- a CDS encoding ABC transporter substrate-binding protein, producing the protein MKFARLAKFTAAASIAALALTGCGGNGNAADANGDVTLRFSWWGSESRSAATQKIIDAFEAKNPGIKIQGEYGDWGGYWDKLATQVASNDAPDIIQMDDKYLREYADRGALLDLSDVDVSKFDEAAITNGTTEDGVVGITTGINAMAMMANPTLFKEAGVELPDDKTWTWDDYSDISAKITKNTKVFGATGPNEPAGFQFWLRQDGKSLTTAEGTLGFEPADAVSYFEMLKGLMEAEAIPSASGIAEDQSPGPDRSLTGTNGAAMGMWWTNQLTALSGASGEDLVPLRMPGRSGEAGGSQTFFKSSMFMSATKGTKHPEEVKKFIDFMVNSEEAGLLNLADRGLPSNLDVRKAVVAALDGADARSAEFMADIEDEIAAAEPVPPRGFSGLQDILYRYGLEVFFGRLSTEDAAQKMYEEMKIEIS; encoded by the coding sequence ATGAAATTCGCTCGACTGGCAAAATTTACGGCGGCGGCGTCCATAGCCGCGCTGGCGCTCACAGGCTGCGGCGGCAACGGGAATGCCGCAGACGCCAATGGAGACGTGACGTTGCGCTTCTCCTGGTGGGGTTCTGAGTCGCGGTCAGCGGCAACCCAGAAGATTATCGATGCCTTCGAAGCCAAGAACCCCGGCATCAAAATCCAGGGTGAGTATGGAGATTGGGGTGGTTATTGGGACAAACTGGCGACGCAGGTTGCTTCCAATGATGCGCCGGACATTATTCAGATGGATGACAAGTATCTGCGTGAATACGCAGACCGTGGAGCATTGCTGGACCTCTCGGACGTTGATGTCTCCAAGTTCGACGAGGCAGCCATCACCAATGGCACCACCGAGGACGGCGTTGTCGGCATCACCACCGGAATTAATGCCATGGCGATGATGGCCAACCCGACGCTCTTCAAGGAAGCCGGCGTCGAATTACCCGATGACAAGACCTGGACCTGGGATGACTACAGTGACATCTCCGCGAAAATTACGAAAAATACCAAAGTATTTGGTGCAACCGGACCCAATGAGCCAGCCGGTTTCCAGTTCTGGCTGCGTCAGGACGGCAAATCGTTGACTACCGCCGAGGGCACTCTCGGATTTGAACCAGCGGATGCCGTCTCGTACTTTGAAATGCTCAAGGGACTCATGGAGGCCGAAGCCATTCCGAGCGCCTCGGGAATCGCCGAGGACCAGAGCCCAGGCCCGGACCGGTCGTTGACCGGAACCAACGGCGCAGCCATGGGCATGTGGTGGACCAACCAACTCACCGCCCTTTCCGGCGCCTCCGGTGAAGACCTAGTCCCCTTGCGCATGCCGGGCCGCAGCGGAGAAGCCGGTGGATCACAGACCTTCTTCAAGTCATCGATGTTCATGTCCGCCACCAAGGGCACCAAGCACCCCGAAGAGGTCAAAAAGTTTATTGACTTCATGGTGAACTCCGAAGAAGCTGGCCTGCTCAACCTGGCAGACCGCGGACTTCCCTCCAACCTCGATGTGCGTAAAGCAGTGGTTGCGGCCCTTGATGGAGCAGACGCTCGCTCGGCCGAGTTCATGGCCGACATCGAAGACGAAATTGCCGCCGCCGAACCGGTGCCACCGCGCGGGTTTAGTGGTCTGCAGGACATCCTGTACCGCTACGGACTGGAAGTGTTCTTCGGACGTCTGAGCACCGAGGACGCTGCACAGAAGATGTACGAGGAAATGAAGATCGAAATCAGCTAG
- a CDS encoding Gfo/Idh/MocA family protein encodes MPETQVLRIAMNGITGRMGYRQHLLRSILPIRDQGGITLADGRKITVQPILVGRNEEKIRELARIHKIEHWTTDLDEVINDPTVDIVFDASMTSLRSQTLTKAINAGKHIFTEKPTAETLEEAIELARIAKAKGITAGVVHDKLYLPGLVKLRRLVDEGFFGRILSLRGEFGYWVFEGDIQAAQRPSWNYRLADGGSMTTDMYCHWNYVLEGIIGKVKSVTSKTATHIPARWDEQNNEYAATADDAAYGIFELETPAGDPVVAQINSSWAVRVYRDELVEFQIDGTHGSAVAGLNKCVAQQRANTPKPVWNPDLPVTESFRDQWLEVPANDELDNGFKRQWEEFLEDVAYGREHRFGLLSAARGVQLAELGLLSAAERRTIDIPEVVL; translated from the coding sequence ATGCCGGAAACACAAGTACTTCGTATCGCCATGAACGGTATCACCGGTCGCATGGGTTACCGTCAGCACCTCCTTCGTTCGATCCTTCCGATTCGTGACCAGGGTGGCATCACTCTGGCCGACGGACGCAAGATCACCGTGCAGCCCATCTTGGTCGGCCGCAATGAAGAAAAAATCCGAGAACTCGCCCGCATTCACAAGATCGAGCACTGGACCACCGACCTTGATGAGGTCATCAACGACCCCACCGTCGACATCGTGTTTGATGCCTCGATGACCTCCCTGCGCTCACAAACGCTCACCAAGGCCATCAACGCCGGCAAGCACATCTTCACCGAGAAGCCCACCGCGGAAACTCTCGAGGAGGCCATCGAACTGGCTCGGATCGCCAAGGCTAAGGGCATCACCGCGGGCGTGGTGCATGACAAGCTCTACCTCCCGGGTCTGGTCAAGTTGCGCCGACTCGTTGATGAGGGGTTCTTCGGACGGATTCTCTCGCTGCGCGGGGAATTCGGTTACTGGGTCTTCGAGGGTGACATCCAAGCGGCCCAGCGCCCCAGCTGGAACTATCGATTGGCCGACGGCGGCTCGATGACCACGGATATGTACTGCCACTGGAACTACGTGCTTGAGGGCATCATTGGCAAGGTCAAGTCGGTCACCTCCAAAACTGCCACCCATATCCCGGCGCGCTGGGACGAGCAGAACAACGAATACGCCGCCACCGCCGATGATGCCGCCTACGGCATCTTCGAATTGGAGACCCCCGCCGGGGATCCGGTGGTCGCACAGATCAACTCCTCGTGGGCGGTGCGCGTGTACCGCGACGAACTCGTCGAATTCCAGATTGATGGCACACACGGCTCGGCCGTTGCCGGCCTGAACAAGTGCGTGGCCCAGCAGCGCGCCAATACTCCCAAGCCGGTATGGAACCCCGATCTACCCGTCACCGAGTCCTTCCGCGATCAGTGGCTTGAGGTCCCGGCCAACGACGAACTCGACAACGGCTTCAAGCGCCAGTGGGAAGAATTCCTAGAAGACGTGGCCTACGGCCGCGAGCACCGGTTTGGTTTGCTGTCCGCCGCGCGCGGCGTGCAGCTGGCGGAACTCGGCCTGCTCTCCGCCGCCGAACGCCGCACCATCGACATCCCCGAGGTCGTGCTGTGA
- a CDS encoding aldehyde dehydrogenase (NADP(+)) has product MSTDTQQLTGQSILAGIPTHGNGGEVRGFNPATNQPLEPAFSLIDKDQLALATAAAEDAFDSFRALDPETHASFLETIAANIEAVGTELVARAMEETGLPEARLTGERGRTVNQLRLFATVVRQGDQHGVRIDPALPDRAPMPRVDIRQRKIPLGPVAVFGASNFPLAFSTAGGDTASALAAGCPVIFKAHNAHPGTSEIVGRAITAAITELNLHPGIFSLIYGPGASIGQALVSDPRIKAVGFTGSRSGGTALMATAAARPEPIPVYAEMSSINPVIFFSGALAQDAAAHAKAYLGSVVGSSGQLCTAPGLVFVPTGAAGDEFAAALRTETANAAGQTMLTAGIYNSWVQGVQNLGSQPGVELLGRGAEGSGENAPAPSIFSTKVEQLLHNPVLHEEIFGAASLVIRYADAAELATALYKLEGQLTATLQLTDADHEDVAAVLPILERKAGRILVNGWPTGVEVGHAMVHGGPFPATSDTRTTSVGTLAIERFLRPVAYQNIPDALLPAALQRSNPWKLTRRIDGTLKNAGENA; this is encoded by the coding sequence ATGTCCACGGATACCCAGCAACTCACCGGCCAGTCCATCCTCGCCGGAATCCCTACCCACGGCAACGGCGGCGAGGTGCGCGGCTTTAACCCCGCCACCAACCAGCCCCTGGAACCGGCCTTCTCGCTGATCGATAAGGATCAGTTGGCACTGGCCACCGCGGCGGCGGAGGATGCCTTCGATTCCTTCCGTGCTCTTGACCCGGAAACTCATGCCTCATTCCTCGAGACCATCGCGGCAAACATCGAGGCGGTGGGCACCGAATTGGTGGCCCGCGCCATGGAAGAGACGGGACTTCCCGAGGCACGCTTAACCGGCGAGCGCGGACGCACCGTGAACCAGCTGCGGCTCTTCGCCACGGTGGTTCGCCAAGGTGATCAGCACGGGGTGCGGATTGATCCGGCACTACCGGATCGGGCTCCCATGCCGCGGGTGGATATCCGTCAGCGCAAAATCCCGCTGGGTCCGGTGGCGGTGTTTGGTGCATCAAACTTCCCGTTGGCCTTCTCCACCGCCGGTGGGGATACCGCCTCGGCGCTGGCCGCCGGCTGCCCGGTCATCTTCAAGGCCCACAACGCCCACCCGGGCACCAGCGAAATCGTGGGCCGGGCCATCACCGCGGCCATCACCGAGTTGAACCTGCACCCGGGGATCTTCTCGCTGATCTACGGACCCGGCGCAAGCATCGGTCAGGCGCTGGTCTCCGATCCACGCATCAAGGCCGTGGGCTTCACCGGCTCCCGTTCCGGCGGCACCGCGCTAATGGCTACCGCGGCGGCGCGCCCGGAACCCATCCCGGTCTACGCCGAAATGAGCTCCATCAACCCGGTGATCTTCTTCTCCGGTGCTTTGGCCCAGGACGCGGCTGCCCATGCCAAGGCCTACCTGGGATCGGTGGTCGGCTCCAGTGGACAGCTCTGCACCGCCCCGGGGCTGGTGTTTGTTCCCACCGGTGCGGCAGGGGACGAGTTCGCCGCCGCACTTCGCACCGAAACCGCAAACGCCGCCGGTCAGACGATGCTCACGGCGGGCATCTACAACTCCTGGGTCCAGGGTGTGCAGAATCTTGGCTCCCAGCCCGGAGTCGAACTTCTGGGCCGCGGCGCCGAGGGAAGCGGCGAGAATGCCCCGGCACCGTCGATTTTCTCCACCAAGGTGGAGCAACTGCTGCATAACCCGGTACTGCATGAGGAGATCTTCGGTGCCGCCTCACTGGTCATCCGCTATGCGGATGCTGCGGAGCTAGCCACCGCCCTGTACAAGCTGGAGGGCCAGCTCACCGCCACCCTGCAGTTGACAGATGCGGATCATGAGGACGTCGCCGCGGTCCTGCCCATCCTGGAGCGCAAGGCCGGACGCATCCTGGTTAACGGCTGGCCCACCGGAGTAGAGGTCGGCCACGCAATGGTGCACGGCGGACCCTTCCCCGCCACCTCGGATACCCGCACCACCTCGGTCGGCACCCTCGCCATTGAGCGCTTCCTGCGCCCGGTGGCCTACCAGAACATCCCCGACGCATTGCTGCCGGCAGCGTTGCAGCGATCCAACCCGTGGAAGCTGACCCGCCGCATCGATGGCACCCTGAAGAATGCCGGGGAAAACGCATGA
- a CDS encoding 5-dehydro-4-deoxyglucarate dehydratase: MATYTPAELANKLKDGLLSFPVTAFDANLEVDEAGYRKHLDWQSSFGVAGLFAAGGTGEGFTLTPEEASRVVRMAVEEAGDRVPVLGSAGGSTKQAIQNAQDSEAAGAQGVLLLPPYLTECDQEGLFAHVSAVCSSTTTGVIVYNRANAIYSADTVARLAEKHENFIGFKDATGNIEHITKVVAKNGDRLFYLGGLPTAETFALPLLQLGMSTYSSAMYNFVPEFALDFYQDVRNLDNAAVTEKLKRFVLPYLDIRDRVAGYGVSIVKGGLKAVGRDAGSVRTPLQDLTEADLADLGALIAQAGLMPAPATV, from the coding sequence ATGGCCACCTACACCCCCGCCGAACTTGCCAACAAGCTCAAAGACGGATTGCTCTCCTTCCCGGTGACGGCATTTGATGCCAACCTAGAAGTTGACGAGGCTGGCTACCGCAAGCACCTGGACTGGCAGTCCAGCTTCGGCGTTGCCGGCCTCTTTGCCGCCGGCGGCACGGGCGAGGGCTTCACGCTCACCCCGGAGGAAGCCTCCCGCGTGGTGCGCATGGCAGTGGAAGAAGCCGGAGACCGCGTCCCGGTGCTCGGCTCGGCCGGCGGGTCCACCAAGCAGGCCATCCAAAATGCGCAGGATTCCGAGGCCGCCGGCGCCCAGGGTGTCCTGTTGCTTCCCCCTTACCTGACCGAATGCGACCAGGAGGGCCTGTTCGCCCACGTCTCGGCCGTCTGCTCCTCAACCACCACCGGCGTCATCGTCTACAACCGCGCCAATGCCATCTACTCGGCCGACACCGTGGCACGACTGGCCGAAAAGCATGAGAACTTCATCGGTTTCAAGGACGCCACCGGCAACATTGAGCACATCACCAAGGTGGTGGCCAAGAATGGCGACCGGCTCTTCTACCTCGGTGGCCTGCCCACCGCCGAGACCTTCGCTTTGCCGCTGCTGCAGCTGGGCATGAGCACCTACTCCTCGGCCATGTACAACTTCGTTCCGGAGTTCGCCCTGGACTTCTACCAGGACGTGCGCAACCTGGATAACGCCGCCGTCACCGAGAAGCTCAAGCGCTTTGTCCTGCCGTACCTGGACATCCGCGACCGCGTCGCCGGCTACGGCGTCTCCATCGTCAAGGGCGGCCTGAAGGCCGTTGGCCGCGATGCAGGCTCGGTTCGCACGCCGCTTCAGGACCTCACCGAGGCCGACCTGGCAGATCTGGGCGCACTGATCGCCCAGGCTGGCCTCATGCCCGCCCCCGCAACCGTCTAA
- a CDS encoding dihydrodipicolinate synthase family protein produces MKAPGAWSKPTAPITSRNVYAAAHVVPQMNAENTPGSPAVLDWQATLSYRHELWSWGLGVADAMDTAQRGMGLDWSATQELISRSAAEAASVVHSAPAALRGKSVRDLISCGVGTDQLVLENLPTGDAGLQAVQAAYLEQLEVVEAAGAKTIIMCSRALASVARNAEDYLRIYTDLLKQSSQPVILHWLGTMFDPALAGYWGSADISVATSTFLELINSNPEKIDGVKVSLLDAEHEIQLRAALPAGVRLYTGDDFNYPELIRGDGQRHSDALLGIFAAIYPAASTALQAFDAGDTERGYQILASTQELGKHIFSAPTFYYKTGIAFLAWLNGHQSGFQLVGGLHSGRSLTHLATTFALADEAGLLRDPAEAARRMSALLTTGGI; encoded by the coding sequence ATGAAGGCCCCCGGCGCGTGGAGCAAGCCGACCGCACCCATCACCTCGCGCAACGTGTACGCGGCCGCCCACGTGGTGCCGCAGATGAATGCGGAAAATACTCCCGGATCCCCGGCGGTCTTAGACTGGCAGGCCACCCTGAGCTACCGCCACGAACTGTGGTCCTGGGGTCTAGGCGTTGCCGATGCCATGGATACCGCGCAGCGCGGCATGGGATTGGACTGGTCGGCCACCCAGGAACTGATTTCCCGCTCGGCGGCGGAAGCAGCTTCCGTGGTGCACAGCGCGCCGGCCGCACTACGCGGCAAAAGCGTGCGGGATCTGATCTCCTGTGGCGTGGGCACCGACCAACTGGTGTTGGAAAACCTCCCCACCGGCGACGCCGGACTTCAAGCCGTTCAGGCCGCCTACCTTGAACAGCTCGAGGTCGTTGAGGCAGCCGGTGCCAAAACCATCATCATGTGCTCCCGCGCCCTGGCCTCAGTGGCCCGGAATGCCGAAGATTACCTGCGGATCTACACGGATCTGCTCAAACAGTCCTCCCAACCGGTCATCCTGCACTGGCTGGGCACCATGTTTGATCCAGCTCTGGCCGGATACTGGGGATCCGCCGACATATCGGTCGCCACCTCGACGTTCCTGGAACTGATCAACTCGAACCCCGAGAAGATCGACGGGGTGAAGGTATCGCTGCTCGATGCCGAACACGAAATCCAGTTGCGGGCAGCCCTGCCGGCGGGAGTACGCCTGTACACCGGGGATGATTTCAACTATCCCGAGTTGATCCGCGGCGACGGGCAGCGCCACTCCGACGCCCTGCTGGGCATCTTCGCCGCCATCTATCCCGCTGCGTCGACCGCCCTGCAGGCCTTCGACGCCGGGGACACGGAGCGTGGATACCAAATCTTGGCTTCCACCCAAGAACTCGGGAAACACATCTTTTCCGCTCCCACCTTCTACTACAAGACCGGCATCGCATTCCTGGCCTGGCTCAACGGACACCAAAGCGGTTTCCAACTGGTCGGTGGCCTGCACTCCGGGCGCTCACTGACACACCTAGCCACCACCTTTGCCCTGGCCGATGAGGCGGGGTTACTGCGTGACCCCGCGGAAGCCGCACGCCGCATGAGCGCCCTACTCACCACCGGAGGAATCTGA
- a CDS encoding enolase C-terminal domain-like protein, with protein sequence MSLGQPTIASIEVVPVAGHDSMLLNLSGAHGPFFTRNITIITDSDGRTGLGEVPGGEAIRSTIEEAGQLLIGAPVAKYRTLLRAVATRFADRDAGGRGTQTFDLRTTVHAVTAIESALLDVHGQFLGVPVAELLGDGQQRDAVPMLGYLFYVGNPDDTDLPYLREPHGTDDWEKVRREEAMTPEAIVKLAEAAQKRYGFKDFKLKGGVQAGDAEVDAVIALKQRFPEARITLDPNGGWLLKDAIRLGKRMQGIVAYAEDPCGAEGKFSGREVVAEFRRATGLATATNMIATDWREMAHAIRTNAVDIPLADPHFWTMAGSVRVAQLCNEFGLTWGSHSNNHFDISLAMFTQVGAAAPGEITALDTHWIWQDGQGLTEEPLLIRDGEIKVPDRSGLGVSLDRTRLAEAHELYLEHGLGSRDDAASMQYLIPGWEFNAKSPALVR encoded by the coding sequence ATGAGCCTAGGACAACCCACCATCGCGAGCATCGAGGTGGTTCCGGTCGCCGGACACGACTCGATGCTGTTGAACCTTTCCGGCGCCCATGGCCCGTTCTTCACTCGCAATATCACCATCATCACCGACTCCGATGGCCGCACCGGCCTCGGTGAGGTGCCCGGTGGCGAAGCGATCCGAAGCACCATTGAAGAGGCTGGGCAACTGCTCATCGGTGCACCGGTGGCCAAGTACCGCACGCTGCTGCGCGCGGTGGCCACCCGCTTTGCCGACCGGGATGCCGGTGGACGTGGCACCCAAACCTTTGACCTGCGCACCACGGTGCACGCGGTCACGGCCATCGAGTCGGCACTGCTGGATGTGCACGGCCAGTTCCTCGGCGTTCCCGTTGCGGAGCTGCTGGGCGACGGGCAACAGCGCGATGCCGTGCCGATGCTTGGCTACCTCTTCTACGTGGGCAACCCCGATGACACCGATCTGCCCTACCTGCGCGAGCCACACGGCACCGATGACTGGGAGAAGGTGCGCCGCGAGGAAGCCATGACCCCGGAGGCCATCGTGAAGCTCGCCGAGGCAGCTCAGAAGCGTTACGGGTTCAAGGACTTCAAGCTCAAGGGTGGAGTGCAGGCCGGGGATGCGGAAGTTGACGCCGTCATCGCGCTGAAGCAGCGCTTCCCCGAGGCACGCATCACCCTAGATCCCAATGGCGGCTGGCTGCTCAAGGACGCCATCCGCTTGGGTAAGCGAATGCAGGGCATTGTGGCCTACGCCGAGGATCCCTGTGGCGCCGAGGGCAAGTTCTCCGGACGTGAGGTGGTGGCCGAGTTCCGTCGGGCCACCGGCCTGGCAACGGCCACCAATATGATCGCCACCGATTGGCGCGAAATGGCCCACGCCATCCGCACCAATGCCGTGGACATCCCACTGGCCGATCCGCACTTCTGGACCATGGCAGGTTCGGTACGTGTGGCCCAACTCTGCAACGAGTTTGGGCTGACCTGGGGTTCACACTCAAACAACCACTTCGATATTTCCCTCGCCATGTTTACCCAGGTTGGTGCCGCGGCGCCGGGCGAAATCACGGCACTGGATACACACTGGATCTGGCAGGACGGTCAGGGGTTGACCGAGGAACCGCTGCTGATTCGTGACGGCGAGATCAAGGTGCCGGATCGTTCGGGCCTGGGCGTGAGCCTGGATCGCACCCGACTGGCCGAGGCTCACGAGCTCTACCTGGAGCACGGGCTGGGCTCGCGAGATGATGCTGCTTCCATGCAGTACCTGATTCCGGGATGGGAATTCAATGCGAAGTCCCCGGCGCTGGTTCGCTAG
- a CDS encoding AEC family transporter, with translation MQGVLQGFTIVLILIFIGLATARFLPRKRESIATGLTPLIYYITNPALMFTLLAETDLRSVIGVFTPIALITAALTGGLYALSAKLFFKVPTTRLPGAAMSTSYVNAGNIGVPLALYAVGSTDPVVSVLIAQLLMIAPVYLCFFALAARATGSQENKTPLAKTILRSIANPVTIATFIGALFAAFDLRLPEVIHIPLDMLGQASIPLLLMAFGLSLYGQRPLAQKSLRGEVFLATGFKMLFMPLVAWAFAAFVFHLQGTALLGVVLMAALPTAQNVLLFSQQFRLETTVAREVILCSTLLALPVTLVITLLLG, from the coding sequence ATGCAAGGAGTGCTCCAGGGGTTCACGATCGTACTGATCCTGATCTTCATCGGGTTGGCCACCGCGCGGTTCCTGCCGCGCAAGCGTGAATCCATCGCCACCGGACTGACCCCGCTGATTTACTACATCACCAATCCGGCATTGATGTTCACGCTGTTGGCCGAGACCGATCTGCGCTCGGTCATCGGAGTGTTCACTCCAATAGCCCTGATCACCGCCGCGCTGACCGGCGGGCTCTATGCGCTCAGCGCCAAACTATTTTTCAAGGTCCCCACGACCCGGCTCCCGGGCGCCGCGATGTCCACCAGCTACGTTAACGCCGGAAACATTGGCGTGCCGCTGGCACTCTATGCGGTGGGCAGTACCGACCCGGTGGTCTCGGTCCTCATTGCCCAGTTGCTGATGATCGCTCCGGTCTATCTCTGCTTCTTTGCCCTGGCAGCCCGCGCGACCGGCAGCCAAGAGAACAAGACTCCGTTGGCTAAAACCATCCTTCGGTCCATCGCCAACCCCGTCACCATTGCCACATTCATCGGTGCGCTCTTCGCCGCCTTTGATCTCCGTCTGCCCGAGGTCATTCACATTCCGTTGGACATGTTGGGACAGGCCTCCATCCCGCTGTTGCTTATGGCGTTTGGCCTCTCGCTTTACGGGCAGCGGCCGCTGGCGCAGAAATCACTGCGCGGTGAGGTGTTCCTGGCGACCGGATTCAAGATGCTATTTATGCCGCTGGTGGCCTGGGCGTTTGCTGCTTTTGTTTTCCATTTGCAGGGAACCGCACTGCTCGGGGTGGTACTCATGGCGGCGCTTCCCACCGCCCAAAACGTGCTGCTCTTTTCCCAACAGTTCCGCCTGGAAACCACCGTCGCCCGGGAGGTCATCCTCTGTAGCACCCTGCTGGCATTGCCCGTGACGTTAGTGATTACGCTGCTACTCGGGTAA
- a CDS encoding LysR family transcriptional regulator, with protein sequence MFTLDQARSFVAVAEELHFGRAAERLNMTQPPLSRQIQKLERSVGVELLERDNRKVSLTAAGQAFLTDARRLVISAERAPLNARRIASGQFGELRIGFTAASGFSLLGPLLSEISTNLPNVHLELFEMVTGEQVAALQDGDIDMGLARPPFDEKALESQLLFSESLCLAVPTGHRLDLLPREVLIEDLAGEALIMHSPTKARYFYDLVVRQIDIEHQNVIHTVSQILTMITLVAAGRGIAFVPESAKLLGVEGVSYLRLEDVAEDAVELHAIWNRDTRNPALAKLAQIVRSSLRA encoded by the coding sequence TTGTTCACCTTGGACCAAGCCCGAAGTTTTGTCGCCGTTGCCGAGGAGCTGCACTTTGGGCGAGCCGCCGAACGGCTGAATATGACCCAGCCACCCTTGAGTCGACAAATCCAGAAGCTTGAGCGCAGCGTCGGGGTTGAACTGCTCGAACGTGACAACCGCAAGGTATCTCTCACCGCGGCCGGGCAGGCCTTTCTCACCGACGCGCGACGTTTGGTGATTTCTGCCGAGCGCGCACCGCTGAATGCTCGACGCATTGCCTCGGGACAGTTCGGGGAATTGCGCATCGGGTTCACCGCCGCATCGGGCTTCAGTCTGCTCGGTCCCTTGCTCTCGGAAATCTCCACCAACTTACCCAACGTGCATCTTGAACTGTTTGAAATGGTCACCGGCGAACAGGTCGCCGCCTTGCAGGATGGGGATATTGACATGGGGTTGGCACGCCCGCCCTTTGATGAAAAAGCCCTTGAATCCCAACTACTCTTCTCCGAGTCACTTTGCCTTGCGGTGCCCACCGGACATCGGCTGGACCTGCTTCCGCGCGAGGTCCTCATTGAAGACCTCGCGGGCGAAGCCCTCATCATGCACTCGCCCACTAAGGCCCGCTATTTTTATGACCTCGTGGTGCGACAGATCGATATCGAGCACCAGAACGTCATTCACACCGTCTCTCAGATCCTGACCATGATCACGCTGGTCGCGGCGGGACGCGGCATCGCCTTCGTCCCCGAAAGCGCCAAGCTCCTCGGTGTTGAGGGGGTTTCCTACCTCAGGCTCGAGGATGTCGCGGAGGACGCTGTGGAGTTACATGCGATCTGGAACAGGGATACGCGCAATCCCGCCCTGGCCAAACTTGCGCAGATTGTGCGCAGTTCACTGCGGGCCTGA
- a CDS encoding LacI family DNA-binding transcriptional regulator produces MVVRLADVAREAGVSPATASRVLNGSSRSPAEAIAEKVRGAAERLGYFPNAQAQALARSSAGLVGLIVHDIADPYFSSIAHGVQHGLHGSGLRVMLSSTDRDGETEMEAVRAFMSYRTEGIVLAGSRTVDGDEPLIAAVETYRKNGGKVIMIGQPLPGTLGLSVDNRGSATELVRQLVELGHRRFVILAGDMNLVTVKDRHAGFIEGLDEAGLSALAVLPGVFTRDGGLEVMTEYLDASGAEIAQGQICVLAANDVMALGALTAVRRAGLRVPQDVALAGFDDIATLEDMIPSITTVQLPLDSMGEQAALMLLGAEDAASVRVIDGTPILRESTTFCP; encoded by the coding sequence ATGGTCGTACGGCTGGCAGATGTGGCCCGTGAGGCAGGAGTCTCTCCGGCGACCGCGTCCCGGGTCTTGAACGGCTCCTCGCGAAGCCCGGCGGAAGCGATTGCCGAGAAGGTTCGCGGTGCCGCCGAGCGCCTGGGATACTTCCCTAACGCTCAAGCCCAAGCGCTCGCCCGCTCCTCGGCGGGCCTGGTGGGCTTGATCGTGCACGACATTGCCGACCCCTACTTTTCCTCCATCGCCCACGGGGTGCAGCATGGGCTCCATGGCTCGGGATTGCGCGTCATGCTCTCGAGCACCGACAGGGATGGCGAGACCGAAATGGAAGCCGTGCGCGCCTTCATGTCCTACCGGACCGAGGGGATTGTGCTGGCCGGATCGCGCACCGTTGACGGCGATGAGCCGCTGATTGCTGCGGTGGAAACTTACCGAAAAAATGGCGGCAAGGTCATCATGATCGGCCAACCATTGCCGGGAACCTTGGGCCTGAGCGTTGATAACCGCGGCTCCGCCACCGAGCTGGTGCGCCAACTGGTGGAGCTTGGACATCGACGCTTTGTGATCCTGGCCGGAGATATGAATCTGGTGACGGTGAAAGATCGTCATGCCGGATTTATTGAAGGACTAGATGAGGCCGGACTATCGGCCTTGGCGGTACTGCCAGGGGTCTTTACCCGCGATGGCGGGTTGGAAGTCATGACCGAATACCTCGATGCATCGGGTGCTGAAATAGCTCAGGGACAGATCTGCGTCCTGGCCGCCAATGACGTGATGGCCCTCGGCGCGCTGACCGCCGTGCGCCGCGCCGGTTTGCGGGTTCCGCAGGACGTGGCGCTGGCCGGATTTGATGACATCGCCACGCTTGAAGACATGATTCCCTCGATCACCACCGTCCAGCTGCCCCTGGATTCCATGGGGGAGCAGGCGGCGCTCATGCTCTTGGGTGCCGAAGACGCTGCCTCCGTTCGAGTGATTGACGGGACCCCGATTTTGCGCGAAAGCACCACGTTCTGTCCCTGA